The following are encoded in a window of Oreochromis aureus strain Israel breed Guangdong linkage group 10, ZZ_aureus, whole genome shotgun sequence genomic DNA:
- the si:dkey-250d21.1 gene encoding uncharacterized protein si:dkey-250d21.1, with translation MTDCCAAANCDYQQRGSEKTTPLFSFPLDPERCNQWLENCHRPDLASEPPEQLHKLYRLCAKHFEPSMISHQSASSCVLKEDAVPTIFDVTRPVNNQSTYSRKRARDPSEEDDTAVKKTKENTAAEVTEETKEESGCGENSAASELQKENQTQEDVATSKAKETLKVYFKEILALTGFSINGANINADEPIGGARGQWALSQVCLEKIDKKEILQFSEDLMREEIQNSLRLARFFSILLQDVTKIEGKEQIPVFIRSVTVAGFPQKHLVGFLPCDMDGENLFYMLLSELRNKWGLRMEHCRGLTYLVTGSMCQKMRDLTCRILQEFPQVVLSPSDPYAFNIWIIRCMPVPSIQTVADTVEEVASLLRRTPELCKRLEGKIQMTYGHIKGEVDRIKAAISGNWEYGTDAFQTMLEILEPFLNCINEIISKVDEDTAEQMAKLKPVLKNFNFIMTLVVLKNTLCCVSILNSSLRGIISISSTLQYTISNALKLVSKYQQELAIFHRKWFSDAVGRAKKLGVEVTKPEMAQGDATETPLEDFYRETLSRPILQYLVAEVKRVFSTEMVRILRWLSLVPSYMADHNFSIRRDKVADANLNNLARPDTFYEELGCWEVKWRHASKRRILPTTVFATLKIPDIGFYPNVQSLLRVLGTVPCVNAEADVYGQYHMVLERCHSYLRATPEDQRQCSMAYVYVNQDVHFSVEQMVDSYVQKHPDILQMLKMDDDTKEKPPQVTSFGNHAEKDTEEELQLINLEMDADRLVEMKCAETDREALKSALQAAVTSAYSSQSRLHGDACPPQDGEVEYVTKSEMKEVLSVCENIVREGILMEVGSSFFSLFIDRVVKMGERDHLPLFLRFVDSFDVMRLELMGFLEADLECDVMVQRLMEMVTVEWHLDLKNCRGQAYLGSGEVSYKLKAFACKVQEKYPLAISTHCSCYSFNTWWSKSIPVPAVKRALDTFEEVLMFFGSSVALEKQLDHVIDFGLRESYEKVQELQGKFCSCWQEKHDSYEVFVQMLEPLVECLEKVKNNPQRWKASVSELAGALLHKVMEFDFIIAMVVLKNASSFTRELSAGIQKDQFTAASQLCQISGIVATLNRVKTNMKVFHQNWFDEACAMAQSLRVQIEVPENSLPRDSMIKPVGYYKDGLSVPLVDNLINTVKDHFSEDHKEALNFLSLVPCSVTVSYVFESLKSKPPLYSSDLPDADNFFTELCCWRVTWKTKVASVTIPSSIFHTLRLPLMQYFGNINTLLRIMSVLPSTALEDCGVVMRHKKFQEYLRDTNPKDRSPCLALLQVGTDFSRDLDRMVTQCLKVTPQALEGICLDKESKSFNKNTENNMEVDYIKEEAEELKIPQSPDKMEEPELKLADENGSKGDNRQSLATLFRLAALLGKKNSTLCELSEEDQELFIQELRMCHWFGCDGKNTSSLGSDEMVKLLMNGIRDVILKEIQESPFFSLITDKAVKIGDKTHLPVFVRYVGESAPKVELLGFLPFDENCHVDRQANNLAKILTEDWGLPMSQCRGQAFMQLGPGYQSLKKMSLEFLGSYPLCVVTPSESCGLAHWLARSVPCPSVAKMLDVTEDLLLFFDESPSLERQLAQAIDGLLNMPREALEEIPETCCSRWKKREDFFDILADTLEGVLSCLDAVSSTATGAKSMHAQVLSTALRNMDYIITLVILKNACAPLRNCSTVFRCGNPADILCEVEKIPSIIEILNKMLENVSAMHSTWFEQAFQLATRVAPEQVCFSEEANSYESPEIYYRENLSVPLLQSLIDEMKYSFSDSHLKALSVLSLLPSCNPQPVLSESTDKPFSLYLTDLPEPEVAEQELNTWAGVWRENYQDVALPTSIAETLVHPESKSHPTVTLLLRLVAVLPSVSMECDLMKTTLNSMRDLLRNTVCKGSKTDHVMLLSHCATLTRLPEVIEKCVEVDPESSPCLSQVMEFLQKHRLDSAAIERKPAAPTESDGSSVAEKAKDGEVKSAEDDVILEVVPGPRTAVSFYEPQLREEILKELWDSQFFTVITEQAVAIDGELYVPLCIRYLNKEDIQCEETLAFIPFSEDPAALANAIENALSEKWGLNMEYCRGQASLSVGEVGAQMRAVSLAIANKYPHAIRTVSSALSLNVWLARSCPAEEAADGAVLIGKLLHWLTEDGKRQNNLEDVIIQVFQRDEGKGNELRDRLMKNWEKSHDMHEVFVDTLEAIMLCLNELKVEGSTSNQQQASQFFDSIRNFEFILSTVVQKNVLVVTKKLSQSLQGKPLDMLLAVNNLPDVKASLSKLKSDLDSHHKVWFEEAVALASKLHITMLHSALLEPLSEFYKESLSMKIVEHSIAEIDDLFAEKVLDTLRCLEIVPYAMSKVETSILSGLVFRLYKEDLPDQASLHSEMKSWKEKWLDPLAGYLPTTVLDTLKTSHIRSFSNIETLLRLQVILPFSRRESNFRQGRRSLQEFCEQEKRSFAELHPL, from the exons ATGACTGACTGCTGCGCCGCAGCGAACTGTGATTACCAGCAGCGGGGATCCGAAAAGACCACTCCACTTTTTAGCTTTCCATTGGATCCGGAGCG CTGCAACCAATGGCTGGAGAACTGTCATCGTCCAGATTTGGCTTCAGAACCTCCTGAACAGCTGCATAAGCTTTACAGACTTTGTGCAAAGCACTTTGAGCCGTCTATGATCTCTCACCAG AGTGCATCCAGTTGTGTCTTAAAGGAAGATGCCGTTCCAACAATATTTGACGTCACAAGGCCTGTGAACAATCAGTCAACCTACAGCAGGAAGCGAGCTAGAGATCCT TCGGAGGAGGATGATACTGctgtgaaaaagacaaaag AAAACACAGCCGCAGAAGTGACGGAGGAGACGAAAGAAGAGAGCGGATGTGGAGAGAACAGCGCAGCAAGTgaactgcaaaaagaaaaccaaacccAAGAGGATGTAGCCACCTCCAAAGCAAAAGAGACTCTGAAAGTCTACTTTAAGGAAATCCTGGCACTGACGGGATTCAGCATCAACGGTGCAAACATCAATGCCGACGAGCCGATCGGAGGCGCGAGGGGTCAGTGGGCGCTCAGTCAGGTCTGTTTGGAAAAGATCGACAAGAAGGAGATCCTGCAGTTCAGCGAAGATCTCATGCGAGAGGAGATCCAGAACAGCCTCAGGCTGGCAAGGTTCTTCTCCATTCTGCTTCAGGATGTGACCAAGATAGAAGGAAAGGAGCAGATCCCGGTGTTCATCAGGTCCGTCACAGTAGCTGGGTTTCCACAAAAGCACCTCGTCGGGTTCTTGCCGTGCGACATGGATGGAGAGAATCTGTTTTACATGCTCCTGTCTGAGCTGCGAAACAAGTGGGGGCTCAGAATGGAGCACTGCAGAGGACTCACTTATCTCGTTACAGGGAGTATGTGTCAGAAAATGCGAGATCTCACTTGCCGAATTTTGCAGGAGTTTCCACAAGTCGTGCTGTCGCCAAGCGACCCGTACGCTTTCAACATATGGATCATTCGCTGCATGCCCGTGCCCTCCATCCAGACGGTTGCAGACACTGTAGAGGAAGTGGCCTCGTTACTCAGGAGAACACCAGAGTTGTGCAAGCGACTGGAGGGAAAGATCCAGATGACATACGGGCACATAAAAGGGGAAGTGGACAGGATCAAGGCAGCTATTAGTGGGAACTGGGAATACGGCACTGATGCCTTCCAGACCATGCTAGAAATTCTTGAGCCATTCCTGAACTGCATCAATGAGATCATTTCAAAGGTAGATGAAGACACTGCTGAGCAGATGGCTAAGCTCAAGCCCGTTTTGAAGAATTTCAATTTCATTATGACACTCGTTGTTCTGAAGAACACCCTCTGCTGTGTGAGCATACTCAACTCGAGTCTCAGGGGAATAATTAGCATCAGCAGTACTTTGCAGTACACAATTTCCAATGCCTTAAAGTTGGTAAGCAAATACCAACAAGAGCTTGCAATATTCCACAGGAAATGGTTTTCAGACGCAGTCGGTCGAGCGAAGAAGCTGGGAGTGGAGGTCACCAAACCGGAGATGGCTCAAGGGGACGCGACCGAGACGCCGCTGGAAGACTTTTACAGAGAAACTCTGAGCCGGCCCATCTTGCAGTACCTCGTCGCAGAGGTGAAGAGAGTGTTCAGCACAGAGATGGTGAGGATTCTCAGATGGCTCTCGTTGGTGCCGTCTTACATGGCCGACCATAATTTCAGCATCCGCAGGGATAAAGTAGCAGACGCCAACTTGAACAACCTCGCGCGGCCCGACACGTTCTACGAAGAGCTCGGCTGCTGGGAAGTGAAGTGGAGGCACGCGAGCAAGCGCAGGATTCTTCCAACCACTGTGTTTGCTACGCTCAAGATTCCAGATATCGGATTTTACCCGAACGTGCAGAGCTTGCTGAGGGTCTTGGGAACTGTTCCCTGCGTAAACGCGGAGGCAGACGTGTATGGTCAATACCACATGGTGCTGGAGCGCTGCCACTCGTACCTGAGAGCCACGCCAGAGGATCAAAGACAGTGCAGCATGGCGTACGTGTACGTTAACCAGGACGTGCACTTCAGTGTTGAACAAATGGTAGATTCGTATGTCCAGAAGCACCCAGACATCCTACAGATGCTGAAAATG GATGATGATACAAAAGAGAAGCCTCCACAAG TGACTTCCTTTGGAAACCACGCAGAGAAGGACACTGAGGAAGAACTGCAGCTCATAAACCTAGAGATGGATGCAGACAGGCTTGTGGAGATGAAATGTGCAGAAACCGACAGAGAAGCTCTGAAGTCTGCACTACAGGCTGCAGTGACCTCTGCATACAGCAGCCAAAGCAGGCTCCACGGTGACGCGTGTCCTCCTCAGGATGGAGAAGTCGAGTACGTGACAAAGTCTGAAATGAAAGAAGTTCTCAGTGTGTGCGAGAACATTGTCAGAGAGGGAATCCTCATGGAGGTGGGGAGCTCGTTCTTTTCCTTGTTTATTGACCGCGTTGTTAAGATGGGCGAGAGAGACCATCTTCCGCTCTTTCTGCGGTTTGTGGACAGTTTCGATGTCATGCGCTTAGAGCTGATGGGATTCCTCGAGGCGGATCTGGAATGCGATGTCATGGTACAGCGTCTTATGGAAATGGTCACCGTGGAGTGGCATCTCGATTTGAAAAATTGCAGAGGTCAAGCGTACCTGGGCTCTGGTGAGGTTTCCTACAAGCTGAAAGCCTTTGCTTGCAAAGTGCAAGAGAAGTATCCTCTGGCTATAAGCACACACTGCTCTTGCTACTCTTTCAACACATGGTGGTCAAAATCCATCCCAGTGCCTGCTGTTAAAAGAGCCCTGGATACATTTGAAGAGGTGTTGATGTTTTTTGGCAGTAGCGTTGCTCTAGAAAAGCAGCTCGACCACGTGATAGACTTTGGTCTCAGAGAGAGCTACGAAAAAGTCCAGGAGTTGCAGGGCAAGTTCTGTTCCTGTTGGCAAGAGAAGCACGACTCTTACGAGGTGTTTGTGCAGATGCTGGAGCCTCTGGTCGAATGTCTGGAGAAAGTCAAAAACAACCCACAGAGATGGAAAGCGTCTGTATCGGAACTAGCTGGAGCACTTCTCCATAAGGTCATGGAGTTTGATTTCATCATCGCCATGGTGGTGCTGAAGAACGCGTCCTCTTTTACCAGAGAGCTGAGTGCTGGTATCCAGAAGGACCAGTTCACCGCTGCATCCCAGCTTTGTCAGATCAGCGGTATTGTGGCCACTCTGAACCGagtgaaaacaaacatgaagGTGTTTCACCAAAACTGGTTTGACGAGGCCTGTGCGATGGCACAGAGTCTGAGAGTGCAGATTGAAGTGCCTGAGAACTCTTTGCCACGGGACAGCATGATAAAGCCGGTCGGTTATTATAAAGATGGCCTAAGCGTGCCACTGGTAGACAACCTGATCAATACTGTGAAGGATCATTTCTCAGAAGACCACAAAGAAGCTCTGAACTTCCTCTCCCTGGTCCCGTGCTCGGTCACAGTGAGTTACGTGTTTGAGAGCTTGAAATCAAAGCCGCCCCTCTACAGCAGCGATCTGCCCGACGCCGACAACTTCTTCACCGAGCTGTGCTGTTGGAGAGTGACGTGGAAGACCAAAGTGGCGTCCGTGACCATCCCGAGCTCCATATTTCACACGTTACGCCTGCCACTCATGCAGTACTTTGGGAACATCAACACACTGCTGAGGATTATGTCGGTGCTGCCCAGCACAGCGCTGGAGGACTGCGGTGTTGTAATGCGCCACAAGAAGTTCCAAGAGTACCTGAGGGATACGAATCCCAAAGATAGGTCACCGTGCTTGGCTCTGCTGCAGGTGGGCACGGACTTCAGCAGAGACTTGGACCGCatggtgacccagtgtttgaaGGTTACGCCACAAGCCTTGGAGGGTATCTGTCTG GATAAGGAATCCAAGAGCTTCAACAAGAACACTGAAAATAATATGGAAG TTGATTACATAaaggaggaggctgaggagctCAAAATCCCCCAATCTCCAGACAAGATGGAGGAGCCCGAGCTGAAACTGGCAGATGAGAATGGGAGCAAAGGTGATAATCGTCAGAGTCTGGCAACACTTTTCCGGCTGGCTGCACTACTAGGGAAAAAGAATAGCACTCTTTGTGAGCTCTCAGAAGAAGACCAAGAACTTTTTATCCAGGAACTAAGGATGTGCCACTGGTTTGGATGTGACGGAAAAAACACATCTTCTTTAGGCAGTGACGAAATGGTGAAGCTCCTCATGAATGGAATCAGAGACGTCATACTGAAAGAAATACAGGAATCTCCGTTCTTCTCACTCATCACAGACAAGGCTGTTAAAATTGGCGACAAGACCCATCTACCTGTTTTTGTGAGGTACGTTGGAGAGTCGGCTCCAAAAGTCGAGCTCCTGGGCTTTCTGCCGTTCGATGAAAACTGCCATGTTGATAGACAAGCGAACAACCTCGCAAAGATTCTCACTGAAGACTGGGGTTTGCCTATGTCGCAGTGCCGGGGGCAGGCATTCATGCAGCTGGGCCCAGGTTATCAAAGCTTGAAGAAAATGTCTTTGGAATTCCTCGGGAGCTACCCGCTTTGTGTTGTGACACCCAGTGAGTCTTGTGGCCTTGCCCATTGGCTGGCGAGAAGCGTGCCTTGCCCGTCGGTAGCAAAAATGCTGGATGTTACAGAAGACCTGCTGCTGTTCTTTGACGAGTCTCCTAGTTTGGAGAGACAGTTGGCACAGGCTATCGACGGGCTTTTAAATATGCCGAGGGAGGCCCTGGAGGAAATTCCAGAAACCTGTTGTTCGAGGTGGAAAAAGAGGGAGGACTTTTTTGACATACTCGCTGACACATTAGAGGGTGTTCTTAGCTGCCTAGATGCCGTGAGCTCTACTGCCACGGGTGCCAAATCAATGCATGCACAAGTTTTGTCTACTGCTCTGAGAAATATGGATTACATCATCACGCTTGTAATACTGAAGAACGCGTGCGCTCCTCTTCGTAACTGTAGCACTGTTTTTCGCTGTGGAAaccctgctgatattctctgTGAAGTGGAAAAAATCCCCTCCATCATAGAGATTCTCaacaaaatgttagaaaatgTTAGCGCTATGCACTCCACTTGGTTTGAGCAAGCATTCCAGCTGGCGACCAGGGTCGCTCCAGAGCAAGTGTGCTTCTCAGAGGAAGCCAACAGCTATGAATCACCAGAAATATATTACAGAGAAAATCTCAGCGTCCCTCTTCTGCAAAGTCTAATTGATGAAATGAAGTACAGCTTCTCAGACAGCCACCTAAAGGCTCTGTCAGTCCTGTCGTTGCTGCCTTCTTGCAATCCACAGCCTGTACTATCCGAGTCGACAGACAAGCCTTTCAGCCTCTACCTTACAGATCTACCCGAGCCCGAAGTTGCCGAACAAGAGCTCAACACCTGGGCAGGCGTGTGGAGGGAGAACTACCAAGATGTTGCTCTTCCAACATCCATCGCTGAAACACTAGTCCATCCCGAGTCCAAGAGCCATCCAACTGTTACCTTACTGCTTAGGCTAGTAGCTGTCCTGCCTAGTGTCAGTATGGAGTGTGATCTGATGAAGACTACCCTGAATTCGATGAGGGATCTGTTGAGAAACACTGTATgcaaaggaagcaaaacagatCATGTGATGCTCCTCTCTCACTGCGCAACACTAACGAGGCTGCCAGAGGTCATTGAGAAGTGCGTGGAGGTTGATCCAGAGAGCAGTCCATGCCTGTCCCAG GTAATggaatttctgcaaaaacacAGGCTGGACAGCG CTGCCATTGAAAGAAAACCAGCAGCCCCAACAGAGTCAGATGGCTCCAGTGTAGCAGAGAAAGCCAAAGATGGTGAGGTGAAATCCGCCGAGGATGACGTGATACTGGAGGTGGTTCCAGGACCGAGAACAGCAGTGTCCTTCTACGAACCCCAGCTACGTGAAGAAATCCTCAAGGAACTCTGGGACTCTCAGTTCTTCACAGTTATAACTGAGCAAGCAGTTGCAATTGACGGTGAGCTCTATGTCCCGTTGTGCATCAGGTACTTGAACAAAGAGGACATCCAATGTGAGGAAACGCTGGCCTTTATCCCCTTTAGCGAAGACCCAGCCGCCCTTGCGAATGCTATCGAAAACGCCCTGTCAGAGAAGTGGGGGCTCAACATGGAGTACTGTAGAGGTCAGGCCTCGCTGAGTGTTGGTGAAGTGGGAGCTCAGATGAGGGCTGTAAGTTTAGCGATAGCTAACAAATACCCGCATGCCATTAGAACTGTCAGCTCTGCCTTGTCTCTCAACGTGTGGCTCGCTAGGTCTTGTCCCGCCGAAGAGGCAGCCGATGGAGCGGTTCTCATCGGTAAGCTGTTGCACTGGCTCACAGAAGACGGGAAACGCCAGAACAACCTGGAAGATGTGATCATTCAAGTGTTCCAGCGCGATGAGGGAAAGGGCAACGAGTTGAGGGACAGGCTCATGAAGAACTGGGAGAAGAGTCACGACATGCACGAGGTGTTTGTAGATACCCTAGAAGCAATCATGCTGTGCTTGAATGAGCTGAAAGTGGAGGGCAGTACTTCAAACCAGCAACAAGCATCTCAGTTCTTTGACTCAATCAGAAACTTTGAGTTCATTCTGTCAACGGTGGTGCAGAAGAACGTCTTGGTTGTTACAAAAAAGCTAAGCCAGTCGCTTCAGGGCAAACCCTTAGATATGTTGCTCGCTGTGAACAACTTGCCTGATGTCAAAGCATCCCTCAGTAAACTGAAGAGCGATCTTGACAGCCATCACAAAGTGTGGTTTGAGGAAGCTGTTGCCCTGGCGTCTAAACTTCACATTACGATGTTGCATTCAGCGCTCCTCGAGCCGTTGAGCGAGTTTTACAAAGAATCTTTAAGCATGAAAATTGTAGAGCATTCAATAGCAGAAATCGATGACCTCTTCGCAGAAAAAGTGTTGGATACCTTAAGGTGTCTGGAGATTGTGCCTTACGCAATGTCCAAAGTAGAAACCAGCATTCTTAGTGGTCTTGTGTTCCGCCTGTACAAGGAGGACTTGCCAGATCAGGCCTCCCTTCACTCTGAGATGAAGTCATGGAAGGAGAAATGGTTGGATCCTCTGGCAGGCTATCTTCCGACTACTGTGCTCGACACACTCAAGACGTCACACATCAGAAGTTTCAGCAACATTGAAACTCTCCTCCGACTTCAGGTCATCTTACCATTTTCAAGGAGGGAGAGCAACTTCAGGCAGGGAAGGAGGAGTTTACAGGAGTTTTGTGAACAGGAAAAGAGATCCTTCGCTGAGCTGCATCCTCTGTAA